The Calypte anna isolate BGI_N300 chromosome 23, bCalAnn1_v1.p, whole genome shotgun sequence genome contains the following window.
GGAACCCTGCACAGAGATTGTTCCTATCATTCAAATGAAAGGAACTTTATTAACATCTTGGCAGCTCAAAGGGACATTTGTAAGCTCAGGCACACAGAGGCAGCCACTGAAACGTGTCCCTTTCAGCCAAGGAAGCAGTGACAGGCAGTAGCCATCTGCTCCACAGGCTACTGGCATGTTAAACAGTTGGAGTCACCCAATGCTATAAATTTCTGTCTCACTGCAGGATGCAGAGGCTGTGTGTTTTCTGCTGATAAGGAGAGCTTGGTCCAAAGGTAGCTGAACATTGCAAAAGTAACACCAGAGGAAAACCATTTGTAAGCAGCACCATTACCTGCTTCACTCAGCAACTGTGCCAGCACCTCCTGATAAGAGGAAGCAAAGGATGAGCTGACATTTACAGTAGAAGTCTGGGACACATGGCATggagcctctgctcctgcctctgctgctctgcaaccCCAAACGGCCTCTCAGAACTCCTGACTCCCCCTTCTGGAAAACTGGGAGATGCACAGACTGAGCTGGGAGACCCTCACACTGCTCTGGATGCTGAGCATGTTGTGGCTTCAGGTTACTGCTGAGAGGTAAGCAGACACCTGGGTGAATGCAGGATGACCTGCCCCAAACAAACATGCTGAGGAAAAGCCAGGGCCCTTTTCTCACCTTCTTAAATGGATACATGGCCACTTCCAGCTTCCGGGCTGCCTCTTCCCAGGGGATTTCTTGCTGCCAGGTTATCTCTTCAAACACAAACTGAATGGGTTCCCCTGAGGGATCCCTGCTGTCAATCACATTCCCGTTCTCATCATGGATCACAGATGGGACTGAAGGCCCTGTTGATTCCAGCTCCATCTGCAGGAGAACAGCCTGAGTTGGACATTGCAGACAACCCCACTCCTGGCTTTTCTGTACTCCAGGACAGGCtaaagatgcaaaataaaactgtacAGCTTGATCTCTTGTCTCCTGGACTTTACCAGCTGCAGATGTGTTTTATTGGGGAAGTGCAGGAAAGCAACTTCATTTCCTTCAGTAACTGTCTGGCTGTATTCCTTAgattaaaaatggaagagaaatgtTCACTCCATGTTCCCACCTTCCCAGTGGAGATTTCTGACTGTGGGACAGCAGAGCTTTAAAATCACTGGGTTGTGTAGGGCTCGTTTGAAGCTCCTGCTCAtgccaccagcacagcctgTGGTTGGCCACAAGAGGGTGCAACAGGGAAAGCTGAAATTTAAGCCTCTTCCCTGACTTttagcaattaaaaagaaacatggaTCTAGTTTAGGAGAAAATGGGACTGTTCAATTCAGACACTCAAAATCCTGACTTATGTGTTCCTGTCCCAAGAGCTGGGACTATCACAAAATAGAGGAATAACCTCATGAATTTTCTAAATTCAGACACACTGTTGTTCTTACACTCTGCCAGGCTCACGGTCTGGGTTCAGCTCCTAATCCTCCCCATCACCTGTCAGACAActgtttaaaaatggaagaagagaccTGACTCCAGGAGTTTAGGATTCAACccacagagaggggaaaaaaattaaatatcacCATATTTTGACAATAGGgagccacagagctgcagaggacaGGCAGAGATCAACAGAGATTATATTGCTATATTGAAATGCTCAAGAGACAGCTCTGAAAAAGAGGGCTAATGGAGGTTTTACAGCTTTAGAGGCATGGTAGCACAAATCCCTGCTGAGATGCTGAATGCAGACAGAGGACTGAGAGTGACTCCAGACCTGAGGCAGGTAACCAATGTCCACTTCCATGTTGCTGCTCTCACTGGCCCCATACAGCCACTCCATGTCAACGTTCAGAGACCTGCAAGGTGAGCCCAGGGTGTTCAGAGTCATCCAAAACTGTGCATGGGAAAAGCCAAACAAATGAGGACATCCTGTGCACCACGAGATCCTTGCTGGAGCAGGGCCCAGGCACCCACCCAACACTCTGGGCAAAGGTGCTCACACTTCTGAGCACTGTCAAAGTGAGGAAGAGAGAAGTGCCTTTGCTCCCCCTTCCTTCTCAGCACTTAGATTGCACATTCTGATCCTGCTGAacttttaaaagtgtttctttGGAAGCAAAAGGCTtttgtgaggagctgctggcagagctgttaAGTGTCTGCTTGCTCTAACAAATGTGCTGACAGAGCCATAGGGATTGAGTCGCCAGGGTAATGTTATAATAGAATTTTCACTCCAGCCTTCATGGGCAGAGTGATCTAAAGCTTCTTTCCCCCTGAAATGCTTCCAGCTGCTTGCCAGAGCACAGGAATGAGCTAGTGTGAAGCTATGCACACAAAACCTGTGAACCACCAAGCAAAAAACATGTTGAAGCAAGATCATCAGGTTTTGCTGAACTTCACTGCTCTGAGCCAGGCACTAGGATTGCCAGGGGCTGCCTCTCCACACCCTGCCTGCCTCTCCCCATGCTTCAAGTCCCAAGGGATTACACCAGAGCCTGAAATGGGCCAGGGATTCTCAGTGCAGATTCTGCCCTGCCTCTCCCCTGTCCTTGTCCTGCCCAGTCTTTTCCAAGCCAGATGTTGCCCCCTGCTCCCAACCAAGACCTGTCGATAAACAGGTATTCCTGAAAAATGGACTCAGAACCAGCTTAAGGAGCCACTGGCCTCCACAGGGCTTCATTTACAACAATGCCTGAGTCTATTCAGCAgccaggaagagagaaaaaagctgcaCCTGTTATTAGGGACAAAGAGCTTGAACTCTCGGACGTGGGAAGAATCCTTGGAGAGGATGATGTGACCTGTGAACTGGCCTGGGGAAAACCAGAAGGGAAAGTCTGGTGGCTCATTCAGCTGGAACTCAGCATGGATCCTGAAATGAGAAAGGAGCAATCAGCTGCAGTTCCAGGAGGAGAGAATGGATCATGCATTGCAGGTGACTGCAGGGAGAAGTTATCTCCAGGCACCAGAAATTACGAAACTAAACTGGGGCAGAGAGGTTCAgttcaaaaagcttttcaggGCATGcagtgaagagaggaaaagacagGAGCAAAACCCCAGGGCCAGGATCCTCTCTGATACTGATGCCTTTTGGAGTGTTCATCCAGGAAGGATTATATTATCATTCCTTGGAACACAGGAACAGACTAAGACCCACTCAGCCACCCTTTCAGCTTGTTCAGGCAAATAAAAGCTGCATGTAACACTCCCACTAAAACAAGGGAACAATTCCCCAGATTCTCCTCCTTGGAAAGGCACTCCACCCCTGATTGGTTATAAGCAAATTCTTGCTTCTCCAAACCAAGGGGGAAGGAGAATGGCTGCTGTCCTGCACCTGGGCAACAATCCCTGCTTCACCAGGGCCTGAAGTGACACTGGGACCATGGGTGCCCTCTTTGGGTGTCAGCAGAGCACCACACACAGGCCAAGAGCAGGGTGTGGATCATCCCTGTCCTCAAACTGCTCCACCTCTCCCAGCCAGGAGACATCTGGTCTCTCTTGGGAACAATTCTGCCCATGCAGCAACAGGCAGACACCCTGCCAcaggctcccagcagcctcctccacTCCCCCAAAATATGGAATAAATTCAGAAGAGCTCTCAGGCCCTCCTCAAACACCCTGAGCCCTCAGGCCTTACCTGAAGGCTATGGTGTAGTAGAAGGTGCTGATGGCTTGGATGCAGGCCACAGCTCCTTGGGGAGCAAAGCGAGTTTTGACGAAGGGGCGTGGGTGGAACATGCTCAAAAGTTTGTGGATTATGATCTAGGGAGAGAATtgtaaaaagaggaaaaatgagaaCACTGCAGGTCAGCTGCAGCTCCAAAGTAACTCCCCACCAgatcaaaaaagcaaaagaactgCCATGACTTAAAAATCAGCTCAGAAAGCTACTTCATCACAAAACAACGAGATCAAGCAAGAGGCAgctcttaaaaataaacccatctTCCACACTTTTGATGCTATTCCCACTGTTTGCAAGTTTCCAGCATCCCAGTCAGCTGAATATTCAAGTGCAGTCACATCTGCAAGTGATCTACCAGGCTGCCCCCATCCATACTAAAGACTTTGAAGAAGTGAGTGTCCAACCCATGAAGACACCAGGCTGCAGAGGTTGCCCATCCACATGCTCATTAACACCCCCTGggcaccccaggggggtctgGCCCATAAAACAGAACATTTACACAACCCACCTCTCAGCTATGTAGAAACTGAGCCTCATATCTCACCTCTTTGCCCTTGGGAGCTGGAGGGTAAAATCTGTTGTTGGAAAGATACCCAGTGAAGATAGTCAATTCACTGGGAATTATCCACCATGGATCCCCAAGATCCAGTTTATtctttggaggaagaaaagctttaaacTGCCTGGCAAGCATCACACTCTTaggggctgctggggcagtCCAGTTCCTCAGCCCAGACAGAGCAACGTGAGAAATCTGTGAACAgaaggagatggggaaaaaaaaaaaattaaaaatcacattttaaattctTCCTATCAACCCAAACACCACCAAATAGTTCTGTCAACTTTCAAGTATGGGTGTAATAGGAAATGGGAGAGAGGGGAACATACCACATAACATTGCTGCTTTTGGACTAGGCTCCAGGATCTCTCACATCTGCTTCAAGCTTCCCAGGAAGGGTTTATTAATTGGGGCACAGTGCTGTTATGTgcactgaaatgctgcagaaagcacTGAGCTTGCTTGTCAAAGCAAATCCCACAGGCCTGAGCAAGACCACCTCCTgcttccaatgcctgagcactTATTCCTGGAGATGTTACCAGCCCACAGGTTGTGTTTGTACCAGAATTTCTGGCCACTCCCATCTTGCATGATACCTACCCCCAAGAACCCATCTTTGCTCTTTGTCATTGTTTCCATGACCAAGGGCTGGAATTTGGCCACAATGGACAACGTCTCCCCACTTGGATCAGGCATCTCCTCCTCTTCAGATTCTGAGACTGGAACAACCCCTAGACAAAAGGATAAGAATTTTAGCAGctgtttttccctccctcccctctgaaGCAATTGTGATTACCCATTTATCTTGGCAAatctgggagcactgggagttTCCCAGCTgtcactgctctgctcagaaCTCAGACCCATCCCAAAGGCAGGTTTGGCTGGATGAATTCAAGAGGAGATGTCCTTTCAGTTGAGGGCTCCCTAAACCCCAGAGCTCAGCCTCCCCTCTCCTCAGAGGGATGGGAGCAAATGCTCCCACAGCAGAGCCAAACAAGTGTCTGCATTCTGCCTGTGCTGTAAACCCTCCTGTACATCATCACCCCCAAGCTTCTTCCTGCTTGGCACAACCAAGAGACATTTGTCACAGGCTGGTACAGCCTCCAAACATGATTTCTCACAATTGCTATTTCAGAGAGACTGCTACAGCCACAGGAGTGTATGAATCCACTCACTAACAGTTTGGGACTAGCCTGGGCTGAGCTGTTTATTGCATTCACCCATCCCAAATCCCCTTTAAGCTCTAGACAAAATAACTTATGGATTTTGCTAGTCCAGCAATGGGATCTTCATTCCTATAAAAACTCTTATTTTGTGAAAATGACATGGAGTGCTTAGGCCTTTTCAAGAACATGGAAAGCTTAGCAGCTTCTTCATGTAAATAAgacccaggagaaaaaaaaaaggaaaaaaaaaagaggaaagaaatgaacCAAACTGTTGAGTGCATTATCTTTGTCATTTGCTCAGTCTGTGCAGAGAGAGCTCTCCAAGGCAGACAGACACCTACCTGTCAGCTTCTCAGCTATTGGCTTGAACTCTTCTGGACTGAGGTACAGATCATTGTTtgtgtccagagaagaaaagagaaacagccCCTCACTCCCCAAAGACTTCAGTGCCAGCTCCTAGGTCGGGAAGAAGAAGGCAAGTGAGATTTCATTCCAACCTTCTGCAGAAATTCACTCCAGCCCCTCTCAGCTTCAGAGTTCATTTGCATTCTTTCCAGCACACAAACACAGCCATCAAATCGAAAGATTAACACCACTTGGCAGGATTTTGTGCTATTTACAATAGGGATCAGTGTCCAGGAACTGTTGGCATGAGCATGTTAAAACTACATCTGGCTAAGTAATTAAACCAGAATCATTTGCTCAGAGTCAGCCTCGTGTCTTTTGTCGGGAAAAATTTCCAACTTTTTCCAGATAGTTAGTCCTAAACCTGCAGTTATTCAGAGCACCTGGAGACTGTGATTTCTGTAATTAACTGATGCACAGTGAAACAAAGGCAGTCACATACATGGCTGTCCACAttacaaaaccacaaagcaaatgGCCCAAACCCTTGTAAAGTCTGCAGAAAGCAAGCTCCCTTACACCCCTGCTGAGATCCACGCCAGGGTTACTGCCCACAACCACTCTGCTCTCCTCAGGTTCCCCCCAGCTCTTCAGCCTCAGGACTGGATGGAACATTTCAGCCCcttgcctgctgcctgctcatTTGGCCATACATCAGGGAGCCACAAACCCCACTGTCTTCTCCAGAAACTTCAACATCCTAGCCACCCTGTGCCTGGGTTTCCCACTCTGCAAAGTCCAATGTCTCCCTTGGAGCAAACCCCAGAAAAAAGCTCCCGATGCTTCTGGTCATTTCCACTCAGCAGCATCAGCACTGAAGGGAAAGGGACAATTTGTAGGCAGAACAAGAGAGCTGCACATTGGTGTGACAGGGAGAGACATACAGCAAGTCAGACAAGCCACATTCCTACAGCATGTCCCCTGTGACCCTCCATTTGGGGcaccttcccctcccacccccctaAAAGCCTAAAGCTGCAAGGATAAATATTCTGTATTCTGCTGTTTAGCCATGTTAATTCTCTATTGCCTGCAGCACCATTACCATCCCCAGAGCTCCCCAACCAGTTTATTTTCCATCTGTTGCCTGCCAGCCTGAAGCAGCACTAATGCAGCCTGGAAGGTTTTGCTCCTGTCAACTTCAGCAACAAAAGCACTTAAGAGACTTCCAGGGCATTTTCAGGACTGAaatagagagaaataaagatcCTGGAATACAAACCAGAGATCTGGACGCAAACATGGCTGAGGAAATACAAGGAGCACATCAGcttaagaaaggaaaggaggcaCAAGATGGTTGTTTTATCTACACACAGGAACAATCCACTCCTTTGTCTGTGTTCCTGGGGCCAACACT
Protein-coding sequences here:
- the SELENON gene encoding selenoprotein N; protein product: MAGPGAAPSRLALALAALAALFAVKYYRDAEQARQQELALKSLGSEGLFLFSSLDTNNDLYLSPEEFKPIAEKLTGVVPVSESEEEEMPDPSGETLSIVAKFQPLVMETMTKSKDGFLGISHVALSGLRNWTAPAAPKSVMLARQFKAFLPPKNKLDLGDPWWIIPSELTIFTGYLSNNRFYPPAPKGKEIIIHKLLSMFHPRPFVKTRFAPQGAVACIQAISTFYYTIAFRIHAEFQLNEPPDFPFWFSPGQFTGHIILSKDSSHVREFKLFVPNNRSLNVDMEWLYGASESSNMEVDIGYLPQMELESTGPSVPSVIHDENGNVIDSRDPSGEPIQFVFEEITWQQEIPWEEAARKLEVAMYPFKKVSYLPFTQAFERAKAEKKLVHSILLWGALDDQSCUGSGRTLRETVLESSPILTLLNQSFVSSWSLVKELEELQTNRENEFYSKLADLHLEKYSFPVEMIICLPNGTVVHHINANYFLDITSMKPEDVESSIFSFSSNFEDPSTATYLQFLKEGLQRAKPYLQT